The DNA window TGTTTTCTCAGTAGCTGGGGGATTAGCGGTCGGGGCTTCTTTCTTGCAGGAATTCAGGCTTAAAAAAGACACCAGAAACAGGATGGTAATTTTTTTCATAAGAATAGATTTAGGTAGTTCTGTATTTCGTTTTGTTCTGTAAAATTCTGATTAATCGTGTTATACAATTCATTTTTCATCAGTTCTTTTTTATCCTCAGCTAAATGATGATGTTGAATCAAAACATCCAGCAATGCGTTGGCTTCCAAAGGATGATATAAAAGTCCCGATCTTCCATGTATGATGACATCCGGAATACCGCCAACTTCAGAAGCAATAATCAGCTTTTTTGAAGCACCGGCTTCTAATAAAACATTAGGCATCCCATCATACAAAGACGGAATACACACCAGGTCTGCCATCGCGTAAAAGCTGCGCATTTCGTATTTGGAGGCAAACGGAAAGAGTTTGACATTCAAATCAAAGTTACCGATAAAAAGTTTGACTTCTTCGGGCAGATCACCGATCATCCAGAGTTCATAGTCACTTTTAAAATGAAATTGATCAAAGGACTCAATGAAATGGCGGATTCCCTTCTTGAATTTAAGTTGTCCCGCAATGAGGATAACCTTTTTGTCCGTTAGGCCTTGCTTTCTCTCATCAGTCTTCCTTATTTCATTCTCATTCAGGTTCCAGAAAGAGGCATCAATTCCGTTTGGTGTATAAACGACTTTTTTTGAAGGGAACAATTTTGCAATTTTTCCCTGCTTCTCTGTACAGACAGACAATATAGCCTCCGAATGTTCCAGGGCATAAAAAAGTGAGTTCCTCTTCCTGGAAAATAAACCTTCGTCAAAATCATTTCCCCGGATACAGGTGTACAAAGGTTTTCCGAAAAACTGACTGATGACAGGCGTCCACATCATAGGCAGATATCCGCCAAAGGCAACAATCGCATCAACCTCTAAAAATTCCTTTTTCTTTTCCAGGAATAATGCCGCCAGATTCAGCGTATATTCTTCTGTATCATAGATCCCGAGCGCACTGTAGTTTCCGCCGGCTTCCGTTTTTATCACATAAGGCTTCTGCCGGTTGGAAAAATGCAGGACATGGACTTCACAACCTTTTCTTTTCAGGTTCCGGACAATCCTTCCGCAGGATTCTGCCATTCCACCTCTGGACGGAGGATAGTTTTGGGTTACCAGCAAAATTTTCATAAAATTCAGCTGTCAAAAGGTGAGGAATCACCCGAGTGATTGGAAAAATCTGTGAACGAAACCGTGTCAAACAATGCACCGTACTGGCTTGCCATCGTCACCAGAAACGGATATTCCGTATGAAACCTGTTCATCATTTTTTTTCTCCAGACAGGCCGGTCGGGCGAGTATAATTCGATCCTGGAAGTCAATCTGGGATCCAGAACGGCTTTACAGGTCAGACAAAGCTTTTGGTTTTTCCCATTTTCATTCTGAAGGAAGATGTGATTTTTGCAAACCTTCTTGTTGCAGTTTGCGCATTGTTCCGTGGCGACAGCAGGACAATCGTCCACAAGAAACAGGCCTAGTTTTTCCTGGCAATTTATATTCTGGTCCATAGTCTCAGTCTTATTTCAGGGTAAAGCATCCATAACAGATATTAAACAAATTAACCACTTCCAAAGAAAAATATTCTACAGAGAATAATGGAGTGGAACGGTACTGATAAGCACTGTAACCATCAGGATTTTCGTCTTTGATATCAAATTTCCTCCGTGCTTTCATATAATAAAAAGAGTCATCCTCTTCCATTTGTATATCCGCTTTATCAATGTCCGTTTTTAGCTGATAAACAGATTTCGGAAGCTTTAATTTCAGAATAAAAGGATAGACGGATTTGTATTTCTGTTTGGTTTTCCTTTTCCCGCTGGTTCCTCTCTTCTTGATAATGCGTTTTCTCACTTTTTCCACAAAGCTGAAGCTAACCTCTGCACTATCTTTCAGTGTGCAGTATCCCTGTGCAATTTCTTTTTCATAAAACTCTTCTTTACCGGAGATGAAGCCGCGTGTTTCAAATGTAGCGTCCTCAGAGGATTTCAAATATTCTACGCCTGCCAGTGTTTCCTTGACATTCGCCGTAAAGTGGATCGTTCCCAATTGCGGAAGCTCTTCTTCTATCAATGTAAATAAGGCGGAAAAATAATCCGAGAAAAAGTCATAGCCATCGGTATAATTCTTTCTGAATTCTCTCCGGTATCTGGCATCCATTATCAAAGCCACCACAAATAAGATGATGTTGACGGCAATCCAGTAGCCCGGAACCAGAAAGATCATTGCCGCGGCAATGATAAAATAGGCAATCCAAAGGGTATACGAGTTTTTCTTTCTCTTTTTCAGGGACAGTTCACGTTGTAACACACACATTCTGAAAAACCTGATCCATTTCAGGGGCGTTTTTTTTGAACTGAAACCACGGTGCAGATGTGCTCTTTCAATAGGCGCCATATCTTCCGTAGTCAACTGGATATTATAATATTCTGCCATAGCTTTACATTAGATTGTGATATACTTTTTGTAAATGTTCATTATGATGATCCCAGGTAAACTGCTGTTGGAATCTGTGGAATGCATTTTCGGCTTTCTCATTTGCCGGTCCGGGATTGTCTAAAACGAAACGGATGCATCGGCTGAGGTCCTGCTCATCTTCGGGCCAGAAAAAGTAAGCTTCTCCTTCTGCCAGCAATTCTTTGGTTACGGGCAGTTCTGCTGCAATAATCGGTGTTTTACAGGCCATAGATTCAAGTATTTTGATCGGGCAACAGCCTTGTACCACATTTCGGTCTCCAAATTTCAGCGGAGCAACCGATGCTTTTGCGTGTTGTATGATGGCATAGAGATCATCTTTTTCCAGTTCATACATAAAAATGACCTGATCCTGAATGCCGAGATGTTCAATTAATTTATGATAAGGTCTTGCTGCCTTTTCTTTCACGGAAGAGCAGATGACCAGGTTCAGGCTTTCATAATCTTTCAGATACCGGAAAGATTTCAGCAGAACATCCAATCCCTGCCAGGGTTGCAGGGCACCGAAATAAACGATGTATTCTGCAGGAAGGTCAATGGGTTTATCCTTTTTTGAGATAGTCTCCGCACCATTGGGGATAACGGATATTTTTTCCCTGTCAATAGAAAACTTTTGTGTCAGATACTTTTTTGTGACGGCAGACGGTGTTACGATATGATCGCAGGCCTCAAGGCAAGCCAGTTCAATATTCTGTATTTCAGCAATGAGAGAAGGCGTTAAAAGAGGAAACCTCACCGGCAATTCTACAGATGTTAACGCATTGACTTCAAAAACCGTTTTGAGATGGGTTTGTTTTATCATTCCCAGCCCGCTCCAGATATCACGAAACTGCCCAATTCCTTTCTCATGGGAAAGTGCAGTACAATAATATACCTTTTCAGAAAAAAGCCGCGCTCTTTCCAGGTAATTCTGAGCTTCGTTTTCGTAGAAGAAAGGATAAATTTTTACATTCTCCGCAAGCCTGGTATCTATGGCAGAATTATTACCTTGCAGACAATACACATCTACTTTATCCGCAATTCCGGACAGAGCCTGCAAACTGTGGCAGATATGTGTGGATGCCCCTTTGCTGGTAGGGAAAGCATCAAAACTGGCGTAGTAGGATTTCATTGTTCGAAGTTAGAAATTAACTTTCACCACCTCGCGCTCACTTGCATTTTGAATTTCGAAAAATTCCGCTTTCTCAAATTTGAAAGCATTGGCAATCACATTGGAAGGGAAAACTTCTATCGCAACATTATTTTCCTTCACTGTGCCGTTATAGTATCTTCTCGCCATCTCGATATCATCTTCCAGGGCATTCAAATCCTGCTGAAGAGAGATGAAATTAGCATTGGCTTTTAAGTCGGGATAATTTTCTGCCACTGCAAACAGGTTCATCATAGCATTTTGCATTGCAGATTCCGCCACGCCCTGCTCTTTTGCAGACTGCGCTTTGCCAGACAGGTTTCTGGCCTCCACTACATTTTGTAAAACAGACGATTCATGCGTTGCATAGCCTTTTACGGTTTCAACAAGATTGGGAATCAAATCATTCCGCTTTTTCAGAAACACATCTATTGAGCTCCATCCTTCCTGCACGCTGACCTTTTTATTGACCAATCCGTTGTAAACCGAAACAGCCCAAATGATAGCAATAACTAAAATGGCAACGATAATTCCTATTGTAATCATGATTTATTTTTCTACAAGTTAAACAAAATACCAAAATGAAAGAAAAAAATATTGAAAAATCACTTCAGGCTACAACATTTTATAATGCAATAAGGATTTACTTTGTAAAGGACTTTACATCATTTTGGCCTTTTTGAATTTTGATACCTGCCCTGAAACCAAAATGTCCTGACTCCCCTCTCCTGATCTGGTACGTTTTACTACCAGAACTTCCACCATTTTTTGGAAGTTCCGAATTCATTGCTATTTATTTTTAGATGGAAGATGCAGATCTGGTCTGTTAAATAATCGTAGACATCATCTTCCAGACAGGGATATTCTGCTTTCATTAGCTTTTTAACTGCATCCGTTATTCTTTTAATGTCATCCTTATTGGTCTTCGTAAATGTAGTCAGGTTTTCTAAAATAAACTCCGCAAAAGCTTTATGGTTTTTTGAATAATTGGCATTTCCGTTTCTGTATGCTTCATCCTGCAAAATATCCAATCCGCGAAGCATCTCTCCTTCTATCGTTTCTGCTTCTCCTCTAACGGGGATTAAGTTTGTGCGGATATGGCGGACTATTTTCGGAAATCTATAATTTGTAGGAAAATCCGGCTGGACGGTGGAACTTTCGGTATACCCTGGGTTTAATTTTTCGCATTGCTCTACCAGTAGCCTCAGGTCTTCAGGTGAACGCTTTAGCCAGTCTCTTGGGGCAACGCCAAACTTATTTTTTTGATCAAGATCAGCACCTAACATCATTATTTTTCCTATAACTTTTAAATGCTGCTGCCTGACTTCACCTTCCGTTCTCCACGGAAAACTCTGAATCGCCCAATAAGCAACAGAGCTTCCATTCTGATCTGTAGCGTTTACATCACCACCAAAGTCCAGCAATAGGTCGAGAGATCGAACCAACTTTTTCTGCTGTACCGCAATATGTAACGAATTATACCCCGATTTACAGTTCAGGTTCGGATCTGCTCCACGATTAAGAAAAAACAGCAGTATCTTCAGTCTTTCCTCTTCATTTTTTATTCCAAATGAAGTAAGAACATCCATGATGACAGGCGAAAATGAATCATCGTTGTAAGAATTGACATCAATCCGGTTGCCTTCAATAATCTTTTGAATGCTATCCATATCTGCATTGTCAATTGCAGATAATAAAGCGCGTTTGTATGGTTCCGGGATAAGCTGAATCATGATTTGTCGGTATTAATGTTACGGTATGTATACTCTTTCAAACCATGAACCAAAGCAATATGCTGGATAAACAGAAACTATGACCTGTCAGATTAAACGTTCAATTTAAAACATTGCAGAAGAACCAGATGATGCGAAGAGCCGATTTCGCTTTTACAATTTTGTGGAGATTCCTAATGCTGGTTTGTTTCAACCAATTTTTTACCTGATTGAAAAATTAAAGTAGCGCAAGTTGATCTGTTTCAGTTTCTCACGATCGTTAAGTAAAATGACGAATCTTGAGCACACAATCCTCATTCAAATCAGTTCCTGTAACTAGGAATACTCCAAAACTAAGTATCATTGCAGATGGCTCATCATTGCTATTATCAGGTTATCTATGTTGTTGAATTGATCTCAGAACAAAATAATCCTTACATTAGAACTGAAAAAATCACTGGGACAGAGAATTGAATTTCCCTGAGGATGACACCATTTTTCTGAATGACGAACCAAAAGATAAACTGTTTGAAAAGGATAAAATAAGCATTGATACCTTAACCAAAATACCTAAAAAATGAGCTACGACATTTCATTGTACAGAATCGAAACCAAAGAAAAACAAAAAGCCTACTAGCTTACAACTCTGCACTGATGGATAATGAATCTGTATTTACGGCTGTCAGATTAAACGTATGTGGATGCAATGATGTATTTTCGGCAAAACAGATGTTATGTAAACACACGGTGTAAAAAGCTAAAAGTCTGCGGTAATTCATCATTAATATAAAACAATATGGAAACTCTTGAAAAATATGGCATTGTAGAAGCCGGAAAAGACTATATCCTGTTCGATTGCGAAAGGTTTGAAGAAGTTGAGGCTTATGTTGAATTGATTAAAAATTTATCATCCATCAGCAAAGGTATATTTTCACCTCAAAATCTCGCCGTTGAAAACGAAGGCTGGACTGGCAACCGTGAACATTATATCGCTGAAATAAGTTTTGCATTAGGTAATGAAAAGTATCAGATCAGACTTTTATGTGAAGAATGGTTCGACTTCGACCTGATACTGGAACTGAATTATCTACTTTCGAAAAAAGGCATTATGAAACAGTTTCTCCCAATCAGTACCGGCGATCAATCTCTGATTATAGTTTTTGGTGATGCCTTTCTTAAAGAAAAACTGGCAGGCGAAAATATCCTGGAAAACGCCGATCAACTGATTGTAAAGAAGCCATTAAACTTTAAATCGTTAAAAATCATCTAAAGGGTTAGATGGGTACATCTTTAAGACACATCGGCGATGACAAAACAGAAGATTTAAACCCTAGTCCAACAGGCCAAAATGAATCAGAGCCGACTCAATACCATGATCATCCACATCATCCGTCACAAAATCTGCTGCTTCTTTGACATGATCTCCGGCATTTCCCATTGCAACTCCAGTTTTTACAAACTTCAGCATTGAAATATCGTTTCCTCCGTCTCCGAAAGCCATCGTTTCAGAAATATCGATATTAAAATGATCACAAAACTGCTGCACACCGTTTTGCTTACTGATTCCTCCCGGGTTGACATCAGCAAATAAGGATGTCCATCGGGATGATAAAGAATTCGGCATCACTTCTTTCATAAAAGAATCTTCATATTCAGGGCCGATGAAAACGTTAGCCTGCAAAACATTTTCGAAATCAGGAATTTCTTTGCTGTATAATGGAGGAACAGGAAGGTTGACGTGCTCATATAACTCCAGCACTTCTGGAGATTCGTGGCTGATTCTCACTTTATCTTCATACATGAGTGAAAAGCTGACATTCGATTTCTCAGAAAACCTGATCAGGTTTTTGATATCCTCTGAATGAATGGTCTGACGGAACATCACTTCACCGTCCACTGTCATACAATATCCTCCATTGAAGGTAAGAAATCCATCAAACTCCAAATGCCTGATATGATGAAGATCATTGATGGAACGACCGGTCGCAACAATAACTTTTATTCCCTTTTTGCGCAGATTTTTTAAAGCCTTTTGAGCCGACTCAGGGATGGACTTGGTTTTTAAACTGAAAAGAGTACCGTCTATATCGAAAAAGACAGCTTTAACATTTGGTTTTTGTACGGCGTTCATAGTCAATAATTACAACATCATTTATACCCTAAAATTACAAACAAAAAATAGCAAATCTCCGCAAAACCTAATTTTTTTTAAATTTAATTAAATGACCTGAACTCCATAAAACAACCCTATCCTGGCGTTCTCTGGCAAAATTCCAGACAAAGACGCTTGCTTGCTGCTTTTTTGTGATCTGAATCTTCTGTTTTACCCGTATTTAAAATAAGGAAAAGCAGATATAAAAATGTCTTCGATCATCTAATTGGCCAAATCGTTATTTTCAATTTTTCTCCTTGTACTTTTAATCTCATCCCTAAGCTTTCCAAATTTATACGTGATATTGAAACTAAATGACCTGTAATAATCCCTGACATAATTATTCTGATAAAAATCAGTTCCGATTGTTTCCGTAACGGCTTTTCTGAATGTATTAAAAGGGTTATTAACGGATGCTGAAAATGACATTTGATTATTTAGAATACTTTTGCTGAAACTGAACGATGAGCCTGTAAAAGCATTGGTCGTGCTTTGAAGCCCGGCAGGCATTCTACTGTTCAGTTCAAGATTTGAACTGGCATTCCAATGATTTTCAAACTGATAACTGGCTGAGAGATAAACATAGTATGTAAAAAGATTATTTTCAACTTCAATATTGTTGATTTTACCCTTGATAAAGAAGAAGGCCGCATTTCCGTTGACCCCAAAAGTAAGTTTCTTGGTAACAGGATAATTCAGGTTATAATCCAGACCGAGCCGGCTTACGTTGCTTGAATTTTCATAGGTGGTGTTGGTAATATTTGTCGTAGGATTATAGGTTGAAACTTTAAGGTCAGTTTTATTAGAAAATGAATACCCCAATCCAAGATTCAGACTGATCCTGTGGTTGTAGGAATAATTCGCCATCAGATCATTATTGATAACAGGCTTCAGGTAAGGATTTCCACTGACCTGGATATAAGGATTCGATTGATTGACAAATGGATTCAGACGGTTGATGCCCGGTCTTTTAATTCGCTGTGAAAATCCGAAGTTGATACCGTGATGTTCTTTCCAGGTTTTACTGATGGATATATTCGGAATCAGATTCAAGTAATTCTGATTAACCAGGGTATCGGTAGAAGTAAAATTGACATTCGTAACCGTGCTTTCCACTCTTAATCCCGTTTGGAAATTCCATTCTAAAAAACTGAACTTTGTGGTGACATAAGCTCCGTAAATATTTTGTTGGTTCGAAAATTCATCCGAATTTAGAAGGCTTTCCGGAACGGTTGTGTATTGACTGCTGTTCTTCCTGAGTATGGCTTTTATACCGGTTTCCAGATAGACTTTTTTAATGTTCTTTACGAAATCGACCTGAAAAGTATTTTCATTATTTTGATTATCATTATTCTGATTGATAGTATTGGACATATTGTTCAATCTATTTTGAAAATCCGTAACACTGTTAATACCATAATCGTAACTGTTGAACCTGTAAGACAACGTCAAAAGCTGGCTTTTATCATTTCTGAACCCCATCTGATAATTGAAAGAAGCCTCAAAACCTTTTCCGTTACCGTCTGAATTGCTGATAGAATTAATATTTTCTTTGAGATTGTTTTGCTGGAAAAAACCTGAATTAAAATGGTCTTTTGCTGTGTTGTTGGCAATATTTGAACCCAGCTGAATGTTCAACAGATTCAGACTATCGATTTCATAGCTCGCATTAACATTGAAATAGCCTCCGTTTCCTTTGCCTGAAGTACTTCCATTCTGAAATAGATTATTGGATACGGTGTATTGGGAATTTTGATAACTGATCTCAGGACTGTTTTTAAGATAACCACCGCCATAAACAGAAATCCCAAATTTATTGCGTTGAAGATTCATTGAAAACCCAGCATTGTTTTCCTGCTTTGGAAACCTTGAGCTAAGATTGACGGATGCATTGTAACCATCCTTCATTTTCTTAGCTGTAATAATATTAATAAGCCCAGATACTCCTTCAGCATCATATTTTGAGGAAGGATTAGTTATGATCTCGATATTCTGAATCGTGTTGACAGGCATACTTTTCAAAAAATCTTTGGGACTGTTCGTCAGAAGCTGTGTTTCTTTTCCATTGATCAGAATTTTAAAGTTGGTGTTTCCTTTGAAAAGGATGTTTTCGTCAGCATCCACAGACAGGTAAGGCATTTTTCTCATCATTTCCAGCAGATTCTTGGATTTGCTTTCCGGATCCGACTGCACATTGTAGACCAACCCATCAATTTTTGTTCTGATCAAAGGTTTTTTTCCTTCAATAACAACCTCCTGAATCGAAGATTCCTGATTTGATATAAGAGAATCTTTTACCTGTTCCTGAGCATTCAAACTGTTGAATAAAAAGATAAAAGATAGTACTGCTATTATTTTTGTTTTCATAATTATTATTTTAAAATTTGGGCATAAGTATCCTGAGAACAAGATTTTGTTCTTTAAAAAAGTGGAATGTTAAGATTGATTAAAGAGAAAAATTATTTCTTCTTATTTTTCATCAGGAAATAGTAGCTTAGGAAACCCAGTGAGACGAAGATAGTCATCACACCATAAGGAAGCGGCGAATCTTCATTATAAGGAAGAAATTCCAAAACGATTAAACCAATTCCTCCAAACAATAGGATGATCCCCCATTTCAGCATTTCAGATCCGAAGTCTGTCAGATTATTGAGGATAATGAACATCTTATCATCTATATTTTCTTTGTTCAGTATCTTCTTTTTAAGGTCATAATTTGTTAAGACTACGATTACAACGGAGATTGCAATTAATATTGCGATCATTACTATAAAGGGTGCAAGATGTTTCATTGTGGATGATTTAACCAATAGACAAATAAATGCATTTCAGGTTACAAAATTTTAAATATATTAGAAAATTGTAACCGATCTCCAATTCAGCTGTCTAATAGAATATGTTCGATGAAGACAAAGTCATTTCTGATATTTTAAAAGGCAATCTGAATACTTTTCAGATCGTTGTCAAACAGTATCAGAACCTGGTCTACTCTATTCTGAACAGGATGCTGACAAATGATGAGGATATCGAGGATATCGGTCAGGAAGTATTTATGAGGGTTTTCGAGAATCTGAGGTTATTTAAGAAAGAATCCAAATTATCAACCTGGATTGCCAGGATCACCTATAATATCGCCATTAATTATCTAAAAAAAGAAGTTAATAAAAAGTATGATAATTTGGATCACAGTATTGATTTTCAGTTTTCTTCAGAAACACCGGAATCTAGGCTGATCGGAAAAGAATTCGATGCCTATCTGAATAAACTGATCCGTGAACTTCCGTTGCAGTACAGAACGGTGATCACGCTGTATCATCTGGATGAGCTGACTGTTCAGGAGGTTCAAAAAATTACAAAATTTCCTGAAGGAACCATAAAAGTATATCTGCTGCGGGCCAGAAAATTATTAAAAGAAAAATTACAGAAAGATGGATATCCCTAAAAAAAAGATCAGCAAAGATCAAAAAGAAAATACGGCCAATCAGCAAATTTCAGAAGTTGATTCAGAAATTTACGATTTTCTGGACAGCGAATTGGAAAAGGGAAACCCCAATGGATTTTCATCAGGATTTTCAAAGAATATCATCCGTAAAATTGAAACAAAACAACAGCGTAAGTTGAATATAAAGATGTATACCCTTATCTCAATTTTAGTATTAATAAGCATTTCTTTATTGATCAGTTTTCTCAATACAGAATTTATTTCAATGTTATGTACTGTTTTTCTGCACTACAGATTTTTAAGTATTTTTTTTCTCGTTACAGTAGTCTTAATACAGTTTGGTGAACGATTGATCAACGCCAGGAAAGGAATCAATTGATTACCTATAAAAATGTATGCTTTGTATCCATGTAATAAAAAGTCAACTCTGTTTGTCTCTATAGTATGAAAATCCACATATTGTTGTTATTTATTTCATTACAGGTTTGCGCCCAGCAGACCAGGGCCCGTGTTGATGAAATCATTAACAGAGAAATGAAAGAACGGAAGATCCCGGGCCTGCAGATTGCCGTTGTACAAAATGGAAAAATTGTTTTAAGCCAATCCTATGGAGCTGCCAATCTGCAGTATTCTATTCCGGTTACCAATACAACCATTTTTCCGATCAACTCCAATACAAAGGTTTTCACCGGGGTTGCGGTGATGCAATTGGTTGAACAGGGTAAAATTAATTTGAATGATCCGATCAGTAAATATCTGGATCATCTTCCCGATGAATGGCAGAAGATCACTATTGACCAGCTCCTGACCCATATTTCAGGGTTGCCTGACATCCTGCAACTTCTTGATCCAGCCACGGGTAATATTGGACCATTGAAGAATGAATCAGCAATTTGGGAAAAATTGAGAACACTCCCCCTGGATTTTAAAGCAGGCGAACAATTCAGTTACAATCAAACCAACTATTATCTGTTGGGGAAAATCATTGAAAAAATCTCCAAAGAACCTTTTAGCGCCGATTTCAAAAAAAATCAGTTTCAGATTGCTCATCTTACCAATACAGTATTCGGAGATTCGAGGGACATTATTCCCAACTATTCGGCATCTTACCGCTATAACAATTTTTTCGATGGCAGAAAAGGAGAGGCAAAACTTACCAATACCTACACAGAATTTCCGGATTTCGTCCGGACCGGAGCTGGCCTCAACAGTACTGCTGAAGATATGGCGAACTGGTTCATCGCATTACAAGCCGGCCGTCTTTTCAAAAACCCGGCCACTTTAGAGATGATGTGGTCACCAGGTCAATTCAATAATGGAACACCGACCAACTGGGCAAGAGGCTGGGGAATTACAAAACCACGAAAAAACCACAGAGCAGTCGGAATGTCCGGCGGTAACAGATCTGTCATAATGGTATATCCTGATGATCATATGGCCATTATCGTATTAACCAACCTCGCAGGAAGCGCTCCCGAAGACTTTGTTGAAGAAATTGCAGGTTGCTACGATCCTGATATTGTGAAGGCAGATCCATTGACCTATTTAAGAAAAAATCTGAGAGAAATAGGATTCGGTAAAGTAATCGATTTTGTAAAAACAGAACGAAAAACAAATCCTTCATTTACTCCCAACGAATCTGAGCTGAACGATTGGGCCTACCGAATGATGGCCAATAAGCAAGAAAAAGAGGCTTTGGAAATTTTCAAGCTCAATGTTTACCTATTCCCGAAGAGCTGGAATGTATATGACAGTTATGGAGAAATTTTATTGAAGATGGAAGATAAAAACAAAGCCATTGAGATGTACAGAAGATCCATCCAATTAAATCCGGAAAATGAAAATGGAAAAAAAATACTTAAAAAACTGCTTTCGGAATAAGTCTAATCGTACAAATGGTGCTGAAATTATTGTATCGCCCGTTATTATTGGTCTCCGGAAGACAGGGCTTTTGTTTCACAGCAGGACCCGGTTCTTAATATAACGCTTTATCAGAAAATTTGAAATCCTGTATTTTAGGCAGCGGTCTTATGATAACTCTCTTTTTTCTTATT is part of the Chryseobacterium camelliae genome and encodes:
- a CDS encoding serine hydrolase; protein product: MKIHILLLFISLQVCAQQTRARVDEIINREMKERKIPGLQIAVVQNGKIVLSQSYGAANLQYSIPVTNTTIFPINSNTKVFTGVAVMQLVEQGKINLNDPISKYLDHLPDEWQKITIDQLLTHISGLPDILQLLDPATGNIGPLKNESAIWEKLRTLPLDFKAGEQFSYNQTNYYLLGKIIEKISKEPFSADFKKNQFQIAHLTNTVFGDSRDIIPNYSASYRYNNFFDGRKGEAKLTNTYTEFPDFVRTGAGLNSTAEDMANWFIALQAGRLFKNPATLEMMWSPGQFNNGTPTNWARGWGITKPRKNHRAVGMSGGNRSVIMVYPDDHMAIIVLTNLAGSAPEDFVEEIAGCYDPDIVKADPLTYLRKNLREIGFGKVIDFVKTERKTNPSFTPNESELNDWAYRMMANKQEKEALEIFKLNVYLFPKSWNVYDSYGEILLKMEDKNKAIEMYRRSIQLNPENENGKKILKKLLSE